GCCATGAACTGCCAGTTGATCGGCCCCAGCTTTTCCTTCAGTTCGGTGATGCCACTGGCAAGGAAACGCTCGACCGAGTCCTTCGATTCGGCCAGGTTCTTGCGGTTGGTGGCGTAGCGCGTGCCTTTGACGGAGAAGATAAAACCGTCGGGCGTCTCGGCGCGCCATTTCTGAAAGGAGGAGGGCTTCTGCGCGCCGTAATAGGTGCCGTTGATCTCGATTGAGGTCAGTTTGGATGAAGCGTACTCCAGCTCGCGTTTCTGCGCCAGGCCTTCGGGATAGAAGGGGCCGCGCCAGTCTTCATAGGTCCAGCCTCCGATACCGACATAGATGGTCATGTGCGTTTTCCTCCTGACAGGTCTTGCCCGATGTGGTGCCAAACTATGCCGTAAGCGCGCAACCTGTTTCTGGCAGTATTTTACATGTTCACTTTATGTTCGTGTTGTGGCATGAGTCAAGACGGACTGGTAACACACCACGAATGAACACGAATAGACACGAATATTCTGGAATGGCCTGGAGATATTTTCCGCGATTTGCGCCTAAGACGCATTCGTGTCTATTCGTGTTCATTCGTGGTTTCGACCTTGAGTAACCAAATTGGACGGCGAACATCCCTCTCCGCAAAGAAAGATCATCCATATCGATATGGATGCCTTTTTCGCGTCGGTGGAACAGCGTGATCATCCGGAGTTGCGCGGCAAGCCTGTGGCGGTGGGTGGCGGCTCGGAACGCGGAGTCGTGGCGGCGGCGAGCTACGAAGCGCGCAAGTTCGGCGTCCATTCGGCCATGCCGTCGATCACGGCGAAGCGCAAATGTCCGGACCTCATTTTCGTGCGTCACCGCTTTGATGTCTACAAGCAGGTGTCGCGTCAGATCCGGGATATTTTCGAGGACTATACGCTGTTGGTCGAGCCCCTGTCGCTTGACGAAGCCTATCTCGATGTCACCGAAAACCGCAAGGGAATGGCCTCAGCCACTGAAATCGCCGAGGAAATACGGGCGCGCATCTGGGAAACGACGCAACTGACCGCCTCGGCCGGGGTCTCCTATAACAAGTTCCTCGCCAAGCTGGCCTCGGACCAGAACAAGCCGAACGGCCTGTTCGTCGTCAAGCCCGCGATGGGGCCGGTGTTCGCCGCCTCGCTGCCGGTCAAGAAGTTCCATGGCATCGGCCCGGCGACGGCGGCAAAGATGAACCGGCTGGGGCTCTACACGGGCGAGGATATCCGCAACCAGACGCTTGATTTCCTGGAACAGCATTTCGGCGTCTCCGGGCGCTATTACTATGGCATCTCGCGCGGCATCGATCACCGCCAGGTCAGGCCGGACCGTGAGCGCAAGTCGATCGGCGCCGAGAACACCTTCTTCACCGATACCACCGATTTCGATACCGCCTGGGGTTTTCTCGAACCGCTGATCGACAAGGTGTGGCGCTATGTCGAGGCTAATGACATCAAGGGA
This sequence is a window from Asticcacaulis sp.. Protein-coding genes within it:
- the dinB gene encoding DNA polymerase IV codes for the protein MDGEHPSPQRKIIHIDMDAFFASVEQRDHPELRGKPVAVGGGSERGVVAAASYEARKFGVHSAMPSITAKRKCPDLIFVRHRFDVYKQVSRQIRDIFEDYTLLVEPLSLDEAYLDVTENRKGMASATEIAEEIRARIWETTQLTASAGVSYNKFLAKLASDQNKPNGLFVVKPAMGPVFAASLPVKKFHGIGPATAAKMNRLGLYTGEDIRNQTLDFLEQHFGVSGRYYYGISRGIDHRQVRPDRERKSIGAENTFFTDTTDFDTAWGFLEPLIDKVWRYVEANDIKGRTVTLKVKFSDFRIITRSRSGLVPVTSKTELTGYVRALLEGVFPVAKGIRLLGVTLSSLGERETTTAEQLSLAL